The Microcystis panniformis FACHB-1757 region GAGCTAATTTTTGATTATATTCCTGCTGTTCTTTTTGGCGTTTTTGCCAGTATTCAAGATAGGGATTATTAACCGACATAATCATTATAATATCGAGGATTTAGCTTAACTTTCTGCCCATTGTTCAAAGAAAATTTGAATATCTTTTTCTAAGTTTCTGTAGATTTTTCTTGCCCTGTCTAAATTAACTTTCAATTGCTCATAATCAATATTTGTGCCGTAGGCATGACGAAAAAAGTGCCGAAATCCTCGCAAACTATTTAACAAAGCGGCGGTTTCTGAAGAAATAAAAGCAGGACGAATTCCGGGGATAGGGACAGTCATTCTGTTTAATAAGGCTGTATGCCATTGCCGAGTATCGGCAATATGATTTTCAAAACAGGTAGCCACTATTTTAAGTAAATCCTCAGTGGCACTGTATAAATTATGGATTTGATAGGCAATGCTTTCCAGGCGAATGACATCATCGGGATTAACACCTTCGGCTCTAACAGCTAGTTTACCATCGATCGCTTTGATTAACTGTAATTGAGCATTTATATCAGCTTTCAACAGGATTAGTTGTCGGTTGTCCATAAAATTCCTTCTTCCCGAATTCGGTGGGCAAAATGACAGTTTTTCAGCAGAATAATATCCACCTCTCTCCCCAGATAATAGGACAGAATACTAATAGCCTCAAAGTGCAGTGCGGGATTGATATTTTCGACGGCAATATCCACATCAGAACCGGGGTGAAATTTATAGGGACGAGTCACGGAGCCAAAGATATAAGCTCGATTAATTCCGTATTTTACAGCATTTTCATGAAGCCATTGTTGAGTTTTCGCCAGCAGGGTTTGTCTTTGCTGTTCTCTTTGAATATCTTTTTCTTTGAGGATTTTATCGAGTTCTGGGGTAGGAAAAGCGCTCATGGGCTTATTTTACCATTGAGTTTAAGTAAGTGGTTCTAATTAAATAGAAGATAGATTGTGCCTTCGATCCCCCCTAACCTTGATCAGGGGGGTGCCGAACTGTTTGGTACTTTATTGATGACGACAATGCCCAATTAGCAAAGGTTTGAGCTATTACCACTACCATAAAATCACTACCTATCTTGATTTAGAGGATTTTTTCTAAACCGTAGACGAGGGATTGCAGCTGAGTAACTTTGCGGATAGAGAGGAGAACCCCCGGCATATAACAGGAGCGATCGCTGGTATCATGACGAAGGGTATAGATTTCCCCGGGGGAACCGAAAATGACTTCCTGGTGGGCAATTAAACCGGGTAAACGCACGCTATGAATACGGATGTTCTCAGCAGTTAAACCGCCTCTAGCGCCGGGGATAGTTTCTTTTTCGGAAACTTGGGCAGCATTAAAGGTTTTACCTAATTCGGCCAGTAATTCGGCGGTTTTGAGGGCCGTTCCACTGGGTGCGTCTGCTTTTTGATTGTGATGCAGTTCGATAATTTCCAGATGATCAAAGTAGCGGGATGCTTGCAGGGCAGCCTGTTGTAGTAAAACCATGCCAATGGAAAAATTGGGGATAACTAAACAGCCGGTGCTGGCTTTTTCGGCAAATTCGGCTAAATCTTGTAGTTGTGCCGGCGATAATCCCGTAGTTCCCACCACGGGACGCACTCCATAGGCGATCGCACTGCGGGTATTGTCATAAACACCGTCGGGATGGGTAAAATCCACCATCACCCCTTGCACTTTTTCCTGAGTTGCCAGGACTAAAACACTCTGCAAATCCTCGAGAATCGGCACTTCTAGGGGTTCACAACCGGCCACTTCCCCCACATCTTGACCTCGAAAAGCTGGATTTCGATCCACTGCACCCACTAAGATCATATCGTCGGCACGAGCAACGGCTTTAATGACTTCCCGTCCCATTTTACCGGCTGCACCGTTGACAACTACAGGAATCGGTCCTCTATTTTCGGTCATGGTTAATTATTCTCCTTATATATAACCTGAGTTCGGGATAAGAAAAGGGAGAAGTGATCTGCTGAAAAACAGAAAACCATTCAGCCACCTTGCCCTAGAGTTAGTATAGATGCTTTATTCTGTCCTGTCGATGATTTTTGCCAATAATTTGCACCTCAATGCTCAAAAAGCTTACTTGCTTATGGACTGAAGACTCGACAACGAAAAATAAGCTTATGTCTGGGGGAAATTATGACGATTTTAATCGCTTTTCATACGGCGGATTCAGGCTCAGTCTGGTACATCTTCTCAGTGGAAAGGCTTATCCAATAATACTAAATCCGGTTATTAAAAACTGATTATTTATTCTCCCCTTTGCATGAGTGCCTCTTGCATGAGTGCCTCTCCTCATAACTAGCCGATACTCAACGGATTTAGTATAAGGAGTTGTCTGTGCCAGATGGATAGAGGAACCGCCGTAGTAATCATTACAGAAACTTCAAATCCTAATTATTGGGACTATGTAGCTGAATACTGGAGCGATGCTTGTGCCAATTTACCCAGTTATCAGCACTTTGTTGAGTGGATTCCTGTAACTTTGATTCCTTTTTGCCTCTATCTCAAACATTGCTGCTGATGCGTTTCAAATTTGAATTGGCGTACCAAGATTGGCCATCTCAAAACTTTGAAAACCGCGAAAGCCTTCAATTTTTTTTAGGGATTGTAACATGAGTGATTACCCCGGATTTTCAGTTATTAAATCTAGTTTATCTCAACCCCAGAAAACACCTCAATTAACGACAGAGCATCACGATGGCGATACCGATACCTAAACTTAAACCGACCAGCACTTGAAAAGGAGTATGACCAATTAATTCCTTTAAACGTTCCTCGTTAAATTCCTTGCCCCCCTGGAACATTTCATCGATAATTTGATTGAGAATCCGGGCCTGTTTTCCTGCTGCCTGACGCACTCCAGCCGCATCATACATAACAATAATCGCAAAAAGCGCAGCGATGGCAAATTCGGGACTAGACCAACCCATCTGTAATCCTACCCCAGTAGCCAAGGCCCCCACCAGCGCCGAGTGAGCGCTAGGCATTCCTCCCGACGAGACTAGATAGCGCAGACTCACCTTACCATCGCGGATTAACTCAATCAGCGCTTTTAGTCCCTGGGCAGTGAAACAAGCTAAAAGAGAGACTAGCAGTATTTGATTGTGTAACACCTGCTCGAAGTCCTGCATAATCTCATTCGTTTAATTTAATTTTTACGATTAACAATATACTCGGCGATGGCCCGTAAAGGTTCAGCGGCCTCATCGTAGCCACTCAATTCATTGATGGCACTATCTATTAACTGTTGAGCTTGCTGGCGAGACCCCTCTATCCCCAGAGACTGGGATAGGTGGCTTTTTGTGCCTGTAGATCCTTACCGGCGGTTTTGCCCAATTCCTCCTTTGTCGCCGTGATATCGAGAACATCATCGATAATTTGGAAAGCCAAGCCAATATTTTGAGCGTAACGGGCTAATTTAGCTATATCTTCCGCTTTTGCCCCCGCTAAAACTGCCCCCGACACCACAGAAGTCTCCAACAGGGCCCCCGTTTTCTGAGTATGGATAAAACCGAGAGTTTCTGCCGAAATATCCGGTTTTCCTTCGGATTCCAAGTCTAAAACCTGACCTCCCACCAAACCCGCTGCCCCGACCGTGCGACCTAAACGGGCAATTACCTCTAAAATCTGTACAGGAGGTACATTACGAGTCTGGGTAGCCACATACTCGAAAGCATAGGCCAGGAGACCATCCCCAGCTAAAATAGCGATATCTTCGCCAAAAACCTTATGATTGGTTAATTTCCCGCGTCGGTAATCATCGTTATCCATGGCGGGTAAATCGTCATGAATTAATGACATAGTGTGAATCATTTCTAGGGCGCAAGCGGTGGGTAAAGCCATTTCTAGGGAACCCCCCATCAATTCACAGGTAGCCAGACATAAAATCGGCCGCAGCCGTTTGCCACCGGCGAGGAGAGAATAGCGCATCGCCTCGTAGATTTTGGCGGGATTGCCGATAACTAAAGAGCTATCCAAAGCTGACTCGACAATTAACC contains the following coding sequences:
- a CDS encoding nucleotidyltransferase family protein; this translates as MSAFPTPELDKILKEKDIQREQQRQTLLAKTQQWLHENAVKYGINRAYIFGSVTRPYKFHPGSDVDIAVENINPALHFEAISILSYYLGREVDIILLKNCHFAHRIREEGILWTTDN
- the dapB gene encoding 4-hydroxy-tetrahydrodipicolinate reductase, translated to MTENRGPIPVVVNGAAGKMGREVIKAVARADDMILVGAVDRNPAFRGQDVGEVAGCEPLEVPILEDLQSVLVLATQEKVQGVMVDFTHPDGVYDNTRSAIAYGVRPVVGTTGLSPAQLQDLAEFAEKASTGCLVIPNFSIGMVLLQQAALQASRYFDHLEIIELHHNQKADAPSGTALKTAELLAELGKTFNAAQVSEKETIPGARGGLTAENIRIHSVRLPGLIAHQEVIFGSPGEIYTLRHDTSDRSCYMPGVLLSIRKVTQLQSLVYGLEKIL
- a CDS encoding divergent PAP2 family protein translates to MQDFEQVLHNQILLVSLLACFTAQGLKALIELIRDGKVSLRYLVSSGGMPSAHSALVGALATGVGLQMGWSSPEFAIAALFAIIVMYDAAGVRQAAGKQARILNQIIDEMFQGGKEFNEERLKELIGHTPFQVLVGLSLGIGIAIVMLCR